In a genomic window of Erigeron canadensis isolate Cc75 chromosome 5, C_canadensis_v1, whole genome shotgun sequence:
- the LOC122601024 gene encoding uncharacterized protein LOC122601024 — MGENGRALAAMEGRSQRVGTDEFIARGELKKTWTKSSSLPFLQSVLDAVEDDTASSTKTRAYIERFRERAYETLMHDYIVENPKFGPVWFRERFQMSQRLFLKIVSDIEQCFVYFQERVNWSVRKSLVVIQKCTSAVEHLGTGNPPNNFDDYLCMAARTCRESLDHFCSAVIELYRDEYLRRLTSHDIARLYEAHERRHKIPGMLGSLDWSLNVINVLNQSTLYMRERNSTAPDSSFTVNDCRYKRGYYLTDGTYPRWATHVKATPYPTEINDNKFKKVQESARMDVERAFGVLKGKWGILSRAMRAMTVDKITNIVHACIILHNMIIKDDGRTI, encoded by the exons ATGGGCGAGAATGGACGAGCTTTGGCTGCCATGGAAGGGAGATCGCAGCGAGTTGGGACCGACGAGTTCATAGCTCGCGGAGAGCTGAAGAAGACATGGACCAAAA GTAGTAGCCTACCTTTTTTGCAAAGTGTTCTTGACGCGGTTGAAGACGACACAGCAAGCTCAACCAAAACCCGCGCCTACATCGAGCGGTTTCGGGAACGAGCTTACGAAACGCTTATGCATGACTACATTGTTGAAAACCCAAAGTTTGGCCCGGTTTGGTTTCGTGAAAGATTTCAAATGAGTCAAAGgttgtttttaaagattgttAGTGATATTGAGCAATGTTTCGTTTACTTTCAAGAGCGTGTAAATTGGTCGGTGAGAAAGAGTTTAGTTGtcatacaaaaatgcacatcCGCGGTGGAACATCTTGGAACGGGCAACCCTCCAAATAACTTTGATGACTACTTGTGCATGGCAGCGAGAACTTGTCGTGAAAGCCTTGATCATTTTTGCAGCGCGGTCATCGAGTTATATCGTGACGAGTACTTACGTAGGCTGACTAGTCATGATATTGCCCGGTTGTACGAAGCGCATGAACGAAGACACAAGATTCCGGGAATGCTAGGAAGTCTTGATT GGTCGCTCAACGTTATCAATGTTTTGAATCAATCAACATTGTATATGAGAGAGCGAAATTCGACGGCTCCTGACTCGTCTTTTACCGTAAACGACTGTCGTTACAAACGGGGATACTATCTTACCGATGGAACCTATCCTAGGTGGGCGACTCATGTCAAGGCAACGCCATATCCGACTGAAATAAATGACAACAAGTTCAAGAAAGTTCAAGAATCGGCAAGAATGGATGTAGAGCGAGCGTTTGGtgttttgaaaggaaaatggGGGATTTTGAGTCGGGCAATGCGAGCGATGACGGTCGACAAGATTACTAACATCGTGCACGCGTGTATTATATTGCACAACATGATTATAAAGGATGATGGAAGGACAATATAA